The following coding sequences are from one Deltaproteobacteria bacterium window:
- a CDS encoding class I fructose-bisphosphate aldolase, with translation MTARVKEILSWYGNENPGVLSNLRRIMCSGNLSGTGKFVILPVDQGFEHGPARSFAPNPSAYDPRYHFELAIAAGCNAYAAPYGFLAAGAAEFAGQIPLILKLNNSDSLFSTANPKPAITASVKDALRLGCSAIGFTIYPGSSFRNEMYEEIRAISEEAREAGLAVVVWSYPRGEGLSKEGETAVDVVAYAAQIACQLGAHIVKVKPPTEHIELASAKKVYEKANISISSLAERVSHVVQSAFNGRRIVIFSGGETKGEEGLLSEIRSLAAGGAFGSIIGRNSFQRSKAEAIKLLLSIQAIYKEAN, from the coding sequence ATGACAGCACGTGTAAAAGAAATCCTAAGCTGGTATGGCAATGAAAACCCAGGTGTTTTATCCAATTTGCGACGAATAATGTGTTCGGGAAATTTGAGCGGAACGGGTAAATTTGTAATTTTACCGGTAGACCAGGGTTTTGAACATGGTCCAGCACGAAGCTTTGCTCCTAATCCATCAGCCTACGATCCTCGTTACCATTTTGAGCTGGCTATCGCCGCAGGATGCAATGCATATGCTGCCCCTTATGGCTTTCTTGCAGCAGGCGCGGCTGAATTTGCTGGTCAAATCCCTTTAATATTAAAGCTCAATAACTCCGATTCCCTTTTTTCGACCGCAAACCCAAAGCCGGCAATAACTGCTAGCGTTAAAGATGCGTTAAGGCTTGGCTGCTCTGCTATAGGTTTTACTATCTATCCAGGATCCTCGTTTAGGAATGAGATGTATGAAGAAATTCGCGCTATTTCAGAGGAAGCTAGAGAGGCTGGTTTAGCAGTGGTGGTTTGGTCATATCCCCGTGGTGAGGGATTATCTAAGGAAGGAGAGACCGCGGTAGACGTCGTAGCATACGCTGCGCAAATAGCGTGTCAACTCGGAGCGCACATTGTTAAAGTCAAGCCACCCACTGAGCACATCGAACTTGCTAGCGCTAAGAAGGTTTACGAAAAAGCAAATATAAGCATTTCGTCGCTAGCAGAACGAGTATCTCATGTCGTGCAGAGTGCGTTTAATGGCCGCCGTATAGTAATATTCTCTGGAGGTGAAACTAAGGGTGAAGAAGGACTGCTCTCCGAAATTCGCAGTCTAGCGGCTGGCGGGGCTTTTGGATCTATTATCGGTCGAAACTCGTTTCAGCGCTCTAAAGCCGAAGCTATCAAGCTACTGTTAAGCATACAGGCTATTTATAAGGAAGCTAATTAG
- the ccsA gene encoding cytochrome c biogenesis protein CcsA — MNSIIKKTIFLVSLLLSGYLFLSPLLAIKNTEPLVGEFERILVQHEGRLKPMDTVARIYLLIFSGRTSFKGKSASEWLLNTLSHTTAAYDEKVFKINNPDILSALKITTPEKDHYYSFNQIREPLQAMHSDFSALYAKPKTDRTRIEDQLLEVYMKTIRYFDIGRTFAMFVPDIVVGNEQLAKDLELVPGVGANYFHFVRKTALIYDKIRQLNAVVGGELSEEERSLVDLITILNAKKEGVSSLVLSIMPAAGAGKWSTPWELMDKQETDIREKTMLDILNKAFLAMYAGDTLATKYMAEFNEMSPSRENVSLELYYNKGDFFYRSLYCYIGALLLLMSSWLFWPLALGRISFSFVVVGALLHLVGLVLRMFIMGRPPVSNLYESIIFVGFIAVASCIFLECRRKNSLGIFAAALCGSLLHFVGFSYASDGDTMGMLVAVLDSNFWLATHVVTITIGYGTAIVAGILAHVYLFLRNARRMDSVSLSELFRNLLGLALVSLFFTTLGTILGGIWADQSWGRFWGWDPKENGALLIVLWFLALIHGRLCEILKETGFAIGLVLGNVVVAVAWFGVNLLNVGLHTYGFTDNIATNLLAFCLAEVVLAIAFSLTSPRQVISS, encoded by the coding sequence TTGAATTCCATAATAAAAAAAACAATTTTTTTGGTAAGCCTGCTTCTTAGTGGCTATTTATTTTTATCTCCACTGCTCGCCATCAAGAATACCGAACCTTTGGTTGGCGAGTTTGAGCGAATATTAGTTCAGCATGAGGGGCGCTTAAAGCCGATGGATACGGTTGCGCGCATTTACTTGTTAATTTTTTCGGGAAGGACTTCATTTAAGGGAAAGAGTGCGAGCGAATGGTTGTTAAATACTCTTAGCCATACAACAGCTGCTTACGACGAGAAAGTTTTTAAGATAAATAATCCAGATATTCTATCTGCTCTAAAAATAACTACTCCGGAAAAGGATCATTACTATTCTTTTAATCAGATTCGCGAGCCGCTGCAAGCCATGCATTCTGATTTTAGTGCTCTCTATGCGAAGCCAAAGACTGATAGAACGAGAATAGAAGATCAACTCCTAGAAGTTTACATGAAAACCATTCGCTACTTTGACATAGGTAGAACTTTCGCCATGTTCGTTCCAGATATTGTTGTGGGAAACGAGCAGTTAGCAAAGGATCTAGAGCTCGTTCCAGGCGTTGGCGCAAATTATTTCCATTTTGTGCGGAAAACAGCACTTATCTATGACAAGATTCGCCAACTAAATGCAGTTGTCGGAGGAGAGCTAAGTGAGGAAGAGAGGTCTTTAGTAGATTTAATAACAATTTTGAATGCCAAAAAAGAAGGCGTTTCGTCGCTAGTATTGTCTATTATGCCTGCTGCGGGTGCTGGAAAATGGTCTACTCCCTGGGAGTTGATGGATAAGCAGGAGACAGACATTCGCGAGAAGACAATGCTCGATATTTTAAATAAGGCTTTTTTAGCAATGTATGCAGGCGATACGCTCGCCACGAAATACATGGCGGAGTTTAATGAAATGTCTCCTTCGCGCGAGAATGTTAGTTTAGAATTGTATTACAACAAGGGAGATTTTTTTTATAGAAGTCTATATTGCTACATCGGGGCTCTGTTGTTGTTGATGTCGAGTTGGCTTTTTTGGCCACTAGCTCTCGGGCGGATAAGTTTTTCCTTCGTTGTGGTTGGCGCGTTGTTGCATTTAGTTGGTCTAGTTTTAAGAATGTTTATAATGGGGCGACCGCCGGTTTCAAATCTCTATGAGTCCATCATTTTTGTTGGGTTTATTGCGGTGGCGAGTTGTATATTTTTGGAGTGCCGTCGCAAGAATTCGCTTGGTATATTTGCTGCGGCGCTTTGTGGATCCCTTTTGCACTTTGTTGGTTTTAGTTACGCCTCGGACGGGGATACTATGGGAATGTTGGTGGCCGTATTGGATTCTAATTTTTGGCTAGCAACGCATGTAGTTACTATCACTATTGGCTACGGAACGGCCATTGTTGCAGGGATTTTGGCGCACGTGTATTTATTTTTGCGAAATGCCAGAAGGATGGATAGCGTGAGTTTAAGCGAATTGTTTCGCAACTTGCTAGGGCTAGCTTTGGTTTCTCTGTTTTTTACCACTCTAGGCACTATATTGGGCGGGATTTGGGCAGATCAATCTTGGGGGCGCTTTTGGGGGTGGGACCCAAAAGAAAATGGGGCCTTGTTAATTGTCTTGTGGTTTCTCGCTTTGATTCATGGACGCCTATGTGAGATTCTGAAGGAAACCGGCTTTGCCATCGGTTTAGTTCTTGGCAATGTCGTAGTGGCCGTCGCTTGGTTTGGCGTAAACCTCTTAAATGTTGGACTTCACACCTACGGCTTTACCGACAACATCGCTACTAATCTCTTGGCGTTCTGCCTTGCAGAGGTGGTTTTGGCAATAGCTTTTTCTCTTACCTCGCCACGGCAGGTTATATCTTCTTAG
- a CDS encoding cytochrome c biogenesis protein ResB — MGNFSIKDFLSSSKIFFYCTIWLATLLVIGTIAQNRVGIYQSQQIYFSSWLVSKGFILVPGARLVMVVMFINLSCKLLFASPFRVKQLGVIISHYGVFFLLLGGFVTAYYSVEGAMVIPENETVSYFEDYHEVELVVSDSSASDKPELLVVPGEELTKGKVISNASLNGRITVVDFFKNAKVEERKEKSDASARGLLNDFDIQALSLDVNSEKNRAAVILALDGLSPEIDGTYVAFEFMPGEQTIQMGDRLVELSLRHKRYPLPFSIKLIDFSQELHPGTDKAKSYRSIVEVVDRDTTRRAEIVMNHPLRQENYTFYQSSFMQGGGEGDVTVLAVVKNYGRLFPYISSIVICIGLFVHLLIQLPKLIVRQEA, encoded by the coding sequence GTGGGTAATTTTTCGATTAAAGATTTTCTTTCTTCTTCAAAAATATTTTTTTATTGCACAATTTGGCTAGCAACTTTACTGGTTATTGGTACTATTGCTCAAAATAGGGTTGGAATCTATCAGTCCCAGCAGATTTACTTTTCTTCCTGGTTAGTTTCTAAAGGATTTATTTTAGTCCCCGGTGCGCGATTGGTCATGGTAGTAATGTTTATAAACCTCTCGTGTAAGCTGCTGTTTGCTAGTCCATTTAGGGTAAAGCAGTTAGGCGTCATTATTTCGCATTATGGCGTTTTTTTTCTTCTATTAGGTGGATTTGTAACGGCCTATTATTCTGTGGAAGGTGCAATGGTGATTCCAGAAAACGAAACAGTTTCTTATTTTGAGGATTACCACGAAGTAGAGCTAGTTGTTAGCGATTCGTCCGCTTCGGATAAGCCTGAGCTGTTGGTGGTTCCTGGCGAGGAACTTACAAAAGGGAAAGTTATTAGCAATGCTTCTCTTAATGGGCGCATTACTGTTGTTGATTTTTTTAAAAATGCAAAAGTAGAGGAGCGCAAGGAAAAGAGTGATGCTAGTGCGCGAGGTCTCCTAAATGATTTTGACATACAGGCGTTATCTCTCGATGTAAATAGTGAAAAGAATCGAGCGGCCGTGATATTGGCCCTCGATGGGCTTAGTCCCGAGATAGATGGAACTTATGTTGCCTTTGAGTTTATGCCTGGAGAGCAGACCATACAAATGGGGGATCGTTTAGTCGAGCTTTCGTTAAGGCATAAGCGTTATCCATTGCCGTTTTCAATTAAATTGATAGATTTTAGTCAGGAGCTACATCCTGGAACCGACAAGGCCAAGAGTTATCGCTCTATTGTTGAGGTAGTAGACCGCGATACGACGCGGCGAGCGGAAATTGTCATGAATCATCCACTTAGACAGGAGAATTATACTTTTTATCAATCCTCATTCATGCAAGGTGGCGGAGAAGGAGACGTAACGGTTCTAGCTGTAGTAAAAAATTACGGTCGACTGTTCCCATATATTTCTAGTATTGTGATATGTATCGGTCTATTTGTGCATCTGCTGATTCAGCTTCCCAAGCTCATCGTTAGGCAGGAGGCTTGA
- a CDS encoding iron-sulfur cluster assembly accessory protein, translating to MESRCSDDECLLSLTPKAVEMVKQAMQEEGLELNHALRVAVKGGGCSGLQYALDFSNSSRPGDLVFEIDGLKIRVDIASASYLKGTVVDYVSGPQGSGFKFNNPNTVRRTCGGCGGGSSC from the coding sequence ATGGAATCGAGATGTTCTGACGATGAATGTTTGCTAAGTTTAACTCCGAAGGCTGTGGAGATGGTTAAACAGGCAATGCAAGAAGAGGGTTTGGAGCTTAACCACGCCTTGCGAGTTGCTGTAAAAGGCGGAGGGTGTTCGGGTTTGCAATACGCCTTGGATTTTTCGAACTCGAGTAGGCCAGGGGATTTGGTTTTTGAAATCGATGGACTTAAAATCCGCGTAGATATAGCAAGTGCAAGTTATCTTAAAGGCACGGTTGTCGATTATGTTTCTGGACCACAGGGGAGTGGTTTTAAGTTCAATAATCCAAATACCGTTAGGCGCACATGTGGGGGTTGTGGCGGTGGATCGAGCTGTTAG